The following DNA comes from Myxococcus stipitatus.
TGGTCAACGCGAGCGCCGCGGCGCCCGCGTCGCTCCTCGTGACCGCGAGGAGCGTGGATTGAAACGCCCACGCCGTCGCATGCGCTGCCGTCGCCAGGTCGCTCCTCGTGACCGCGAGGAGCGTGGATTGAAACGACTGCTGGACGGAGACAGCGGCCCAAGTCCACATGTCGCTCCTCGTGACCGCGAGGAGCGTGGATTGAAACCTGGGTCCTCGGGCTCCGTCACCACGGGCGTGATGTCGCTCCTCGTGACCGCGAGGAGCGTGGATTGAAACCGGGAGTGGGTCGGCGAGCGGCAGGCGCTCGAAGTCGCTCCTCGTGACCGCGAGGATCGTGGATTGAAACACTACGCCGGGCTTATATCCGGTGTGTTTGGCCCGTCGCTCCTCGTGACCGCGAGGAGCGTGGATTGAAACGCGTGACGTCCTGGCAGGGTCAGCATGTCCTTAGTCGCTCCTCGTGACCGCGAGGAGCGTGGATTGAAACACGTGGTGCCTCCAGTGAAAGGTGCGTCCTCACGTCGCTCCTCGTGACCGCGAGGAGCGTGGATTGAAACTACCCCACCGTGCCGCACCTCAGCACCGGGCTACCGTCGCTCCTCGTGACCGCGAGGAGCGTGGATTGAAACACGTTCTGCGCGACCAGGAGGTTGGGCGCGGCGGCGGTCGCTCCTCGTGACCGCGAGGAGCGTGGGTTGAAACCACCACTACCTGGGCGCCGTGCTCGTGGAGCTGGACGTCGCTCCTCGTGACCGCGAGGAGCGTGGGTTGAAACGTGCTCGACGCCGCCGCCCCGCCATCCGAGGTACAGTCGCTCCTCGTGACCGCGAGGAGCGTGGGTTGAAACCCGCCAATCGCGGTGCGCGCGCAGGTATCCCCGACGTCGCTCCTCGTGACCGCGAGGAGCGTGGGTTGAAACGAGCCGCGCCCCTACCAGCGGCGCGCCATGGAGTCGCTCCTCGTGACCGCGAGGAGCGTGGGTTGAAACCCGACGGCCGAGCAGGGCCGGAAGGCCATCTGGTCGCTCCTCGTGACCGCGAGGAGCGTGGGTTGAAACGCGTCGAGCACCGCGACGTAGCAGACCCCCTTGTAGTCGCTCCTCGTGACCGCGAGGAGCGTGGGTTGAAACGTCGACCTGAGCGGGGCGTACGACTCCGAGGGCAAGTCGCTCCTCGTGACCGCGAGGAGCGTGGGTTGAAACCGCGTTGCCGGCTGGTACTGGCGCAAGGGCAACGGTCGCTCCTCGTGACCGCGAGGAGCGTGGGTTGAAACGCCGCGCTGGCGCTGGTGAGTCTGGTTGGTGCCGTCGCTCCTCGTGACCGCGAGGAGCGTGGGTTGAAACCAGTTCGGCTCGCTCGTCATCGACGCGCGAGCTCGTCGCTCCTCGTGACCGCGAGGAGCGTGGGTTGAAACTCGGAGGTCTTGATGAAAACGGACACGCACTCGGTGTCGCTCCTCGTGACCGCGAGGAGCGTGGGTTGAAACTGCCGCGCTATCACCCCCCTCCATCCTGCTGCCCGTCGCTCCTCGTGACCGCGAGGAGCGTGGGTTGAAACCACCAGGTCCTCGAGCTGCAGCGCCTGGACGACGGTCGCTCCTCGTGACCGCGAGGAGCGTGGGTTGAAACTGGGTGGGCTCGGGCTCGTCGGCCTCGACGCCCGTCGCTCCTCGTGACCGCGAGGAGCGTGGGTTGAAACACCAGGTCGCGGCAGTGATCCGCATCCCGGAGGGTCGCTCCTCGTGACCGCGAGGAGCGTGGGTTGAAACGTCGGGAGCATCCCCTTCTGGTGCATAGGCGAGGTCGCTCCTCGTGACCGCGAGGGGCGTGGGTTGAAACAACCGCGGCGTGTGGTGCGTCCTCAACCCGGAGGGTCGCTCCTCGTGACCGCGAGGAGCGTGGGTTGAAATCCGACGGCCTCCGCCGCCTTGTCGAGCGCCGCGCCGTCGCTCCTCGTGACCGCGAGGAGCGTGGGTTGAAACCCATGAAGGCCGCGACCACGATCTACGGTGGTGGTCGCTCCTCGTGACCGCGAGGAGCGTGGGTTGAAACACGACTCCTCCCAGCGCGGCCCCGCCTCCAGGGGTCGCTCCTCGTGACCGAGAGGAGCGTGGGTTGAAACGTGATGGTTCCGGAGAGCGCGCAGAACCTGGTTCGTCGCTCCTCGTGACCGCGAGGAGCGTGGGTTGAAACTCACCGGCGGACAGAGACGCACCGAACGTCTTGTCGCTCCTCGTGACCGCGAGGAGCGTGGGTTGAAACACGGAGAATCTGAAATGAATAGCGTCCACTTCAGTCGCTCCTCGTGACCGAGAGGAGTGTGGGTTGAAACCGGCAAGAAATGCACACTACGCTTGTGCCGTGATGGTCGCTCCTCGTGACCGCGAGGAGCGTGGGTTGAAACCCCTACGACGGCACCGACGTCAGGCCACTCCTGGTCGCTCCTCGTGACCGCGAGGAGCGTGGGTTGAAACACGAACTGCTCTCCGATGGGCGCTGGCACACCTGGGTCGCTCCTCGTGACCGCGAGGAGCGTGGGTTGAAACCGTAGCGCGAACGGCTCGACGGCGGCCGTCCTGTCGCTCCTCGTGACCGCGAGGAGCGTGGGTTGAAACCCCGGTTCCTCATCGTCGACGGCGTCCATGTCGTCGCTCCTCGTGACCGCGAGGAGCGTGGGTTGAAACCGGTACGCCGCCACGGCGACCGACCGCAGGGACGTGTTGCTCCTCGTGACTGCGAGGAGCGTGGGTTGAAACGGGCTCAAGGGAGGCGTACCGATGAAGGTCCCCGTCGTCGCTCCTCGTGACCGCGAGGAACGTGGGTTGAAACGTGTGGGCGACGGTGTTGGGGCCATCGACAGCGGTCGCTCGTCGTACCGCGAGGAGCGTGGGTTGCAATGAGAGCAGCACAGCGGTGTTCGCGGTGGCGCGCTTGTAGCTCCTCGTAACCGCGAGGGACGCCTGGATGCACGGCCTGCACCTGTGCCCTCATAGATAGAGGCGCGAGGAGTTCGTTGGCCCAGGCTCCCGCCGAAGGCAGTGCCTCGTGGCAATGGCGGCTCCAGCACATTCATCCAAGGGTCCTGCACCAGGGCTGTCAGAGCCGTGTCCTCACGACAGACGAGAGGACTCCACAAGAGTCTCGATGCCGGCCTCGACGAACCGGATCGAGCAAAGAGCAGCTTCCTCCGCCGACCCGAGTGGTCGCTCCCACCGCAAGTCATGGCCCCGAGGGAGGTCCCCGGCCACCCCTGGCGAGTCATTGAGGCCAGCCCTGCTTCCCCACGGGGCATACCACTCAGGGGGGATAGAGTCGCGTCAGGATTCATGGGATGACAGGTAGCGATTGGCGCGTTACCGTCACGTCCACGTCCCCCGGGGGAGCGAATGTCAGACAAGACGTCCGAGGAGCAGGATGTCGGGACCACGAAGGGGAGTGCCCCTCGTACCGTCACGAGCGAGCCACTCGCCCACGTGACGCAGGACCGGCGAGAGCACCTGCTCCGAGAGCACCTCGAGGAAGTCGGCCGTCTCGCAGAGGCCTTCGCCGCTCGCGAGGACATGCGGAAGTTCGCCGAGCAGGCGGGCCGCTGGCATGACCTGGGCAAATACCGGCAGCACTTCCAGGACCGGATTCGCAAGGAGAATGGCTTCGAGGCCCACCTCGAGCCAGACGTGGATGGAGCCCGACGCAATGACGCCAAAGGCAGTCAGTCCACGGACAAGGACCACTCGACCGCCGGGGCGCTCTGGGCGCTGCGCAAGGACCAGCGACTCGGCGTCCTGGCGATGGCCATCATCGGTCACCACGGAGGACTGCGGGACGCGGAAGCCTTCAGGGACCGCATCCGTCGCGAAGACAAACGACGCCTCCTCGATGAGGCCTTGACCAAGAGCCCCCCTGAGGACCTGCTCGCAATGCTCCCGGGGCTCGACTTCGCGCCCCTCGAGCGGCTCTCCAAACTCAAACTCGAGTTCTGGACCCGGATGCTCTTCTCCGCGCTGGTCGACGCGGACTTCCTCGACACCGAGCGCTTCTTCGATGCCGACCGGAACAAGGAACGCCAGGTCGGCGTGACGCTGGCTCAACTGGCCGACGCGCTCCGCTCCTTCCTGGACAAGAAGCAGAGCGGAGCCGCGGACACCCCAGTGAACCGCGTCCGCCGAGAGGTCCTCTCGGCCGTGCTCGCCGCCGCCCCGAGCCCCCCAGGCGTCTTCAGCCTCACCGTCCCGACGGGCGGAGGCAAGACACTCACCTCCATGGCGTTCGCCCTGGAGCATGCGCGAGCTCACGGTCACCAGCGGGTCATCGTGGCCATCCCCTACACCTCGATCATCGAGCAGAGCGCGGGAGTCTATCGGGAAGCCCTCGGCGCACTCGGCGACGTCGTCATCGAGCACCACTCCGCCATGGACCCGCGCCGCGAGACGGCGCTCAACCGGGTCGCCAGTGAGAACTGGGATGCACGGCTCATCGTCACGACCACCGTCCAGCTCCTGGAGAGCCTCTTCGCGTGTCGGACGTCCGCCTGCCGCAAGCTGCACAACATCGCCCACAGCGTCATCGTGCTCGACGAAGCGCAGACCCTCCCGCCCGCGCTGCTGACCTCCATTCTCGACGCGCTCGGAACCCTGGTGGAGGACTATGGCTGCTCGGTGGTCATCTGCACCGCGACTCAACCCGCGCTGGGCCGCCGCCCGGGCTTCCCCGAGGGTTTCCCCGCGGTCCGCGAGCTGGTCCCCCCGGAGCTCGAGGCCTTCGAGCGACTGCGACGCGTGAAGGTGCACTGGCCCTCGAGCCGTGAGCCCACTCCCTATCCCGAGCTGGCCCACGCCGTCGCACGGGAGCGGGACG
Coding sequences within:
- a CDS encoding CRISPR-associated endonuclease Cas3'', whose protein sequence is MSDKTSEEQDVGTTKGSAPRTVTSEPLAHVTQDRREHLLREHLEEVGRLAEAFAAREDMRKFAEQAGRWHDLGKYRQHFQDRIRKENGFEAHLEPDVDGARRNDAKGSQSTDKDHSTAGALWALRKDQRLGVLAMAIIGHHGGLRDAEAFRDRIRREDKRRLLDEALTKSPPEDLLAMLPGLDFAPLERLSKLKLEFWTRMLFSALVDADFLDTERFFDADRNKERQVGVTLAQLADALRSFLDKKQSGAADTPVNRVRREVLSAVLAAAPSPPGVFSLTVPTGGGKTLTSMAFALEHARAHGHQRVIVAIPYTSIIEQSAGVYREALGALGDVVIEHHSAMDPRRETALNRVASENWDARLIVTTTVQLLESLFACRTSACRKLHNIAHSVIVLDEAQTLPPALLTSILDALGTLVEDYGCSVVICTATQPALGRRPGFPEGFPAVRELVPPELEAFERLRRVKVHWPSSREPTPYPELAHAVARERDVLAVVHKRDDARKLCELVDAEVHGPQTLHLSALMCPEHRSNVLADIRARKARGEPVRLVATQLVEAGVDLDFAIVYRSLAGLDSLAQAAGRCNREGLLAGLGELRLYEAETQPPRGVPQAALAVTRTLREQYPDLDLFAPESFRLYFERLYANASRDGKGIQKHREELRFEATSKAFKLVEDEWSAPVVVPYPGCEPWLDELRRLGPSRERLRALQRFTVTVPRKLRDAWVERELARFASDTVVFLGPEHGPAYDETFGLVPARVGILDPHLLIPG